A single Meles meles chromosome 20, mMelMel3.1 paternal haplotype, whole genome shotgun sequence DNA region contains:
- the LOC123932212 gene encoding IQ domain-containing protein F5-like, with protein MYGLYQGGPHKKITREEEAAMFIQAWWRGTLVRRTLLHAALRACIIQRWWKQMLVKLLERKRKLALDFYVRQEWAVVKLQSWVRMWRIRLRYCRLLHAARIIQLYWRWHNCRSRGFIQGHYIFKESQLNLQLEISLGAQACRVQQCIPLPIKE; from the exons ATGTATGGATTGTACCAAGGAG GCCCCCACAAAAAGATCACTAGGGAAGAGGAAGCGGCCATGTTCATCCAGGCGTGGTGGCGGGGCACCCTGGTACGCCGTACGCTGCTGCACGCGGCACTCAGAGCATGTATCATTCAGCGCTGGTGGAAGCAGATGCTGGTGAAGCtgctggagaggaagaggaaactgGCCCTAGATTTCTATGTACGCCAAGAATGGGCAGTGGTCAAGCTGCAGTCCTGGGTCCGCATGTGGCGCATACGCCTTCGTTACTGCCGTTTGCTCCATGCTGCCCGCATCATCCAACTCTATTGGCGCTGGCATAATTGCCGTTCCCGTGGCTTTATTCAGGGCCATTACATCTTCAAAGAAAGCCAACTGAATCTTCAACTTGAAATCTCTTTAGGCGCACAGGCTTGTAGAGTGCAACAGTGCATACCCCTTCCAATAAAGGAATGA
- the LOC123932213 gene encoding IQ domain-containing protein F1-like — MPVGESAHEEEEKPEQINEQTQDEPQEKEEPTGLAPESLTSEKEVEAEDVDTNKNTETEEEDGANKGDKQIPEEQDKPSTSNLEVIKIQAWWRGTLVRRTLLHAVLRALIIQRWWKQILTNMMEKRRRTALENFTRKEWAAVKLQSWVRMWRIRRRYCCLLNAARIIQAYWRCHSCASRGFIKGHYRVTANHLHLELEILLGSGPCIVSECIPLPIKQ, encoded by the exons ATGCCAGTAGGGGAATCTGCCCATGAG gaggaggagaagcctgAACAAATTAACGAACAAACTCAAGATGAGCCTCAGGAGAAAGAGGAACCGACCGGTTTAGCCCCAGAATCACTGACCTCAGAGAAGGAGGTGGAG gctgaaGACGTAGATACAAATAAAAACAccgagacagaggaagaggatggTGCTAATAAAGGAGATAAACAA ATCCCAGAAGAACAAGATAAGCCCTCTACCAGTAATCTAGAAGTCATAAAGATCCAAGCCTGGTGGCGGGGCACCCTGGTACGCCGGACACTGCTGCACGCGGTACTGAGAGCATTGATCATTCAGCGCTGGTGGAAGCAAATCCTGACAAATATGATGGAGAAGAGGCGGCGAACAGCGCTAGAGAACTTTACACGGAAGGAGTGGGCAGCGGTTAAGCTGCAGTCCTGGGTTCGCATGTGGCGTATCCGTAGGCGCTATTGCTGTTTGCTCAATGCTGCCCGCATCATCCAGGCCTACTGGAGGTGCCACTCCTGTGCTTCCCGGGGTTTCATCAAGGGCCATTACAGAGTCACGGCCAACCATCTGCATCTCGAGCTAGAGATCTTGCTGGGCTCAGGGCCTTGCATTGTGTCAGAGTGTATTCCCCTCCCAATAAAACAGTGA
- the RRP9 gene encoding U3 small nucleolar RNA-interacting protein 2: protein MSAAAAARKRGRSAPGAGAGTGKRRRKTDSAGDRGKSKGGGKMNEEISSDSESESLPPRRTEEEDDEELEETAQEKKLRLAKLYLEQLRQQEEEKAEAREFEEDQVAGRLKEDVLEQRGRLQKSVAKEIQAPAPADIRVLRGHQLSITCVVITPDDAAIFSAAKDCTIIKWSVESGRKLHVIPRATKGAEGQPPGHDSHILCMAISSDGKYLASGDRSKLILVWEAQSCRHLYTFTGHRDAVSGLAFRRGTHQLYSTSHDRSVKVWNVAENSYVETLFGHQDAVAALDALSRECCVTAGGRDGTVRVWKIPEESQLVFYGHQGSIDSIQLINEEHMVSGADDGSVALWGLSKKRPLALQREAHGLRGEQGLEQPFWVSSVAALLNTDLVATGSHSSCVKLWQCGEGFRRLDPLCDIPLVGFINSLKFSSSGDFLVAGVGQEHRLGRWWRIKEARNSVCIIPLHRAPRPPAAGS, encoded by the exons CGGGGACCGGGGCAAGTCCAAGGGAGGCGGCAAGATGAATGAGGAGATCTCCAGTGACTCTGAGAGTGAGAG CCTGCCTCCCAGGAGGACTGAGGAGGAGGATGACGAGGAGCTGGAGGAGACAGCCCAGGAGAAGAAGCTGCGCTTGGCCAAGCTCTACCTGGAGCAGCTCAGGCAGCAAG aggaggagaaggctgAGGCCCGGGAGTTTGAGGAGGACCAGGTGGCTGGGCGACTGAAGGAGGATGTG CTGGAGCAGCGGGGCAGGCTGCAGAAGTCGGTGGCAAAGGAG ATTCAGGCACCAGCCCCAGCCGACATCCGAGTCTTACGGGGGCACCAGCTCTCCATCACGTGCGTGGTCATCACCCCTGATGACGCGGCCATCTTCTCTGCTGCCAAAGACTGCACCATTATCAAGT GGAGTGTGGAGAGTGGACGGAAGCTCCACGTGATCCCACGAGCCACGAAGGGTGCTGAGGGGCAGCCCCCCGGCCATGACAGCCACATCCTCTGCATGGCCATCTCCTCTGACGGCAAGTACCTT GCCTCGGGTGACCGCAGTAAGCTCATTCTCGTCTGGGAGGCCCAGAGCTGCCGGCATCTGTACACGTTCACGGGACACCGGGACGCCGTGTCG GGTCTGGCATTCCGCAGAGGCACCCACCAGCTGTACAGCACGTCCCACGACCGCTCCGTGAAGGTGTGGAACGTGGCGGAGAACTCCTACGTGGAGACGCT CTTCGGGCACCAGGATGCCGTGGCTGCGCTGGACGCCCTGAGCCGGGAGTGCTGTGTGACGGCGGGGGGCCGGGACGGGACGGTGCGTGTGTGGAAGATCCCCGAGGAGTCCCAGCTTGTCTTCTATGGCCACCA GGGCTCCATTGACAGCATACAGCTTATCAACGAGGAGCACATGGTGTCGGGCGCAGATGATGG CTCCGTGGCCTTGTGGGGCCTCTCCAAGAAGCGGCCACTCGCCCTGCAGCGTGAGGCCCATGGGCTGCGGGGGGAGCAGGGTCTGGAGCAGCCCTTCTGGGTGTCATCAGTGGCGGCCCTGCTCAACACGGACCTGGTGGCCACAG GCTCCCACAGCTCCTGTGTGAAGCTCTGGCAGTGCGGAGAGGGCTTTCGGCGGCTTGACCCGCTCTGCGACATTCCCCTG GTGGGCTTTATCAATAGCCTCAAGTTCTCCAGCTCCGGGGATTTCCTggtggctggggtggggcaggagcacAG GCTTGGCCGCTGGTGGCGCATCAAAGAGGCCCGGAACTCTGTCTGCATCATCCCACTCCACAgggcccccaggcccccagctgCCGGCTCCTga